A region of Diceros bicornis minor isolate mBicDic1 chromosome 9, mDicBic1.mat.cur, whole genome shotgun sequence DNA encodes the following proteins:
- the LOC131410026 gene encoding ral guanine nucleotide dissociation stimulator-like 2 isoform X2 — protein sequence MLGDTPPVPQEPFQKVVPSQCLGSTWGKRNKPGNEHLAHTVQANIDHFRRVANLVITTCLGVPSMMAQDRECEILKNFSSPRTVISSLQKTSICHLKNTWRKFPGGALHVCPPEGNPQRVQEKQQQQQGNEINLEKRTEEQLWHSLQGRGRRWKSETLWGEQFLAPPLVSYIEWKILVEVETHPVGAWVEGRMASRKTSWRRG from the exons atgctgggtgacactccccctgttccccaggagcctttccagaaggtggtgccctctcagtgtctgggctccacctggggcaagaggaacaagcccggcaatgagcacctggcacacaccgtccagGCCaatatcgaccacttcagaagggtggccaacctcgtcatcaccacctgccttggggtcccgagcatgatggcccaggacagg gagtgcgagatcctgaagaacttctcctcgccccgcactgtcatctcttctctgcagaaaacatccatatgccacctgaagaacacatggaggaagtttcctg gaggggccctccacgtttgccccccggagggcaacccccagagagtgcaggagaagcagcagcagcagcag gggaatgagatcaaccttgagaagaggactgaggagcagctgtggcactccttgcaggggaggggaaggaggtggaaatcagagaccctctggggagaacagtttctggctccaccccttgtatcttacattgagtggaagattttggtagaagtcgagacccatccagttggcgcgtgggttgaagggaggatggcatcaaggaaaacttcttggaggaggggctga
- the LOC131410026 gene encoding ral guanine nucleotide dissociation stimulator-like isoform X5, whose translation MLGDTPPVPQEPFQKVVPSQCLGSTWGKRNKPGNEHLAHTVQANIDHFRRVANLVITTCLGVPSMMAQDRVRVVERWIQVAQECEILKNFSSPRTVISSLQKTSICHLKNTWRKFPGGALHVCPPEGNPQRVQEKQQQQQNTES comes from the exons atgctgggtgacactccccctgttccccaggagcctttccagaaggtggtgccctctcagtgtctgggctccacctggggcaagaggaacaagcccggcaatgagcacctggcacacaccgtccagGCCaatatcgaccacttcagaagggtggccaacctcgtcatcaccacctgccttggggtcccgagcatgatggcccaggacagggtgagggtggtggagcgctggatccaggtggcccag gagtgcgagatcctgaagaacttctcctcgccccgcactgtcatctcttctctgcagaaaacatccatatgccacctgaagaacacatggaggaagtttcctg gaggggccctccacgtttgccccccggagggcaacccccagagagtgcaggagaagcagcagcagcagcag aacaccgagtcatga
- the LOC131410026 gene encoding ral guanine nucleotide dissociation stimulator-like isoform X3, whose translation MLGDTPPVPQEPFQKVVPSQCLGSTWGKRNKPGNEHLAHTVQANIDHFRRVANLVITTCLGVPSMMAQDRVRVVERWIQVAQECEILKNFSSPRTVISSLQKTSICHLKNTWRKFPGGALHVCPPEGNPQRVQEKQQQQQGVVPYLGTFLGELLMLHLAMGDYLEVDKSEDQAGRTRILSLGMREPPH comes from the exons atgctgggtgacactccccctgttccccaggagcctttccagaaggtggtgccctctcagtgtctgggctccacctggggcaagaggaacaagcccggcaatgagcacctggcacacaccgtccagGCCaatatcgaccacttcagaagggtggccaacctcgtcatcaccacctgccttggggtcccgagcatgatggcccaggacagggtgagggtggtggagcgctggatccaggtggcccag gagtgcgagatcctgaagaacttctcctcgccccgcactgtcatctcttctctgcagaaaacatccatatgccacctgaagaacacatggaggaagtttcctg gaggggccctccacgtttgccccccggagggcaacccccagagagtgcaggagaagcagcagcagcagcag ggtgttgtcccctatcttggcactttcctcggtgaactgctgatgctgcacctggcgatgggtgattatctcgaagtGGATAAATCTGAGGACCaagcaggaaggaccaggatcctgagcctggggatgcgtgagcccccgcactga
- the LOC131410026 gene encoding ral guanine nucleotide dissociation stimulator-like isoform X1, translated as MLGDTPPVPQEPFQKVVPSQCLGSTWGKRNKPGNEHLAHTVQANIDHFRRVANLVITTCLGVPSMMAQDRVRVVERWIQVAQECEILKNFSSPRTVISSLQKTSICHLKNTWRKFPGGALHVCPPEGNPQRVQEKQQQQQGNEINLEKRTEEQLWHSLQGRGRRWKSETLWGEQFLAPPLVSYIEWKILVEVETHPVGAWVEGRMASRKTSWRRG; from the exons atgctgggtgacactccccctgttccccaggagcctttccagaaggtggtgccctctcagtgtctgggctccacctggggcaagaggaacaagcccggcaatgagcacctggcacacaccgtccagGCCaatatcgaccacttcagaagggtggccaacctcgtcatcaccacctgccttggggtcccgagcatgatggcccaggacagggtgagggtggtggagcgctggatccaggtggcccag gagtgcgagatcctgaagaacttctcctcgccccgcactgtcatctcttctctgcagaaaacatccatatgccacctgaagaacacatggaggaagtttcctg gaggggccctccacgtttgccccccggagggcaacccccagagagtgcaggagaagcagcagcagcagcag gggaatgagatcaaccttgagaagaggactgaggagcagctgtggcactccttgcaggggaggggaaggaggtggaaatcagagaccctctggggagaacagtttctggctccaccccttgtatcttacattgagtggaagattttggtagaagtcgagacccatccagttggcgcgtgggttgaagggaggatggcatcaaggaaaacttcttggaggaggggctga
- the LOC131410026 gene encoding ral guanine nucleotide dissociation stimulator-like isoform X4 has protein sequence MLGDTPPVPQEPFQKVVPSQCLGSTWGKRNKPGNEHLAHTVQANIDHFRRVANLVITTCLGVPSMMAQDRVRVVERWIQVAQECEILKNFSSPRTVISSLQKTSICHLKNTWRKFPGGALHVCPPEGNPQRVQEKQQQQQVKHQG, from the exons atgctgggtgacactccccctgttccccaggagcctttccagaaggtggtgccctctcagtgtctgggctccacctggggcaagaggaacaagcccggcaatgagcacctggcacacaccgtccagGCCaatatcgaccacttcagaagggtggccaacctcgtcatcaccacctgccttggggtcccgagcatgatggcccaggacagggtgagggtggtggagcgctggatccaggtggcccag gagtgcgagatcctgaagaacttctcctcgccccgcactgtcatctcttctctgcagaaaacatccatatgccacctgaagaacacatggaggaagtttcctg gaggggccctccacgtttgccccccggagggcaacccccagagagtgcaggagaagcagcagcagcagcag gtcaaacaccAAGGGTAG